The DNA window gtaacaaatataaaacgcaaaaaaataagtcaacatataaatgtaaattgcccattaaatttcaaaaaaaaagaaataaattatatccttattatcttttatttttcttcattatttgcAACACAAGTCATGCTATGTAAAAGACTATTTTAAGCAAATTTTTATTGCTTTGCAGTGCGATTTTCATTccttatatttctatttgtGAAAAGATGCTTAACAATAACTTTTCTTCCtttcctttaatttttatttcttaaatttttgaattacttgaatgaaaagaatgaggaaagaaaaaaatatttaaatatatacatacttgtCACcgttatattttacattttaacatatttgataatatgaaaaaaagcatatggaggaactttaaaaaaaaaaaaagttgaaatgtttatattacaattttacTTGTAAGAGTTCAAACCCTTTAACAGAAAATTTGTgacaatttatatatggagaacagttaaaaaaaaaaaaaaaagaaaagcagTTACTAATGaacacttttaaaaaatatatggattaacatatattcgaaaaataaaatttttttaagtgtaAGCAAATATTGCCCTTGAGCATAAATTTTCATtcctattaaaaaaatttgagcGCGTTTAATTTTGCTAATTTTctatgttttgtttttttttatcgtttACCAGTCATTCATGGTCTTATTTTACataagatataaatttaataatgcttaaaaaaaaagggggggaaaaatataattcctatatatatatatatatatatatatatacatatttttatattaagatttacttaaaatttaaaagggaagttttaattttaaaagagaGCACATTTGTATTAAAAATTCCTTTAAgtcctatattttttatttttttttaaattatatcattaataCCTTATATAGAATTATACTGAATTTAAAAACAGGGGacaacatatatgtatatatttatttatacgaacatatatatgcatatatgtatatatatatatatatatatatacatgtgcatttattatttatatataaaagtcgTGTGAGgctataaacaaaattataaggGATTTAATGCTGCCATATAGAATAGTTTTGCTCAAATATTCAATACATGaatgtgtacatgtatatatatatacgaacTCCTAAATTCGTAGCTCTGCAAATTAATGTGTTTGAGGCATGTGAATCTTGAGAAGGGAAGATTATGTTTTGGAAAAGtcaataattaaaaaaaaagttatataaaaatatttaatataagctttttattttaagtgtttcatttatttttttcattttgcgCATTCTAAGGGataaaaggaagaaaaatcTTGTATTGCATATTTCGTGTGTCAGATATTTGTGCAAATATAAGACATGATCAtgatgtgtatatataataaccaGTAAGATAAATTGTAAtctaataagaaaaatgaagataatttcattaaaaataaacaaaatttataagaCATTGAGATTCAGAAGTCTGTCATgagcatttttatataataaaatttgaccatcataaaaatgaaataatagaAGTCATATAAATCAGCATATATAgcaatagtagtaatagtaaaagaagtgaattttaaaatgtttaagaagtgtttcttttttttaataatctctatatttagtataattttagcgctatataataaagtaaagTACGAAAATGTTGGtgtaaattattatagtaGTGAAAATAACAATGGAGGGAGTAGTAGCGAACGTAGCCGAAGGCATGGTAGTGATAGCAGCAAGGGTAGTTATAATGGCTGTGAATTATCAGATGATTATTGTTCTGTTGATTATATTGGAGATATTAAGGAAACCCAAGGAAGTAAGATTGTAAGTTATAAGGACACACGTATTAATAAAGTTAAGAAAACATTTAGTCAGATGTTTCATCCCATTTTTTCAGAAATGAATTATGAAAGTACAGGTAAAAATGTtatctctttatttttagaattttttGATAATGCAAAAATGTTCACAGTTGTTTCGATGAGATCAAGTTATCATATGCTACATGCATATGGAATAGTATTAATATCACTACTAAAGATTCTCTTTTTGtggtttattattattgaacCATATATGCAATGGTTgttttttgaattaaaaaaattttatatagatTTAGATTACAAAacgaagaaatatatatttagtacgatatgtttttttatagcaTTTCTTTACTTTGTTTACACTggtattataaattatattttaaataaaattaccaagttttataaatacttgttaaaaaaagtatttggaataaataatttcttatttaatgtatttccatatattatCAGCTGTCTGCTATATGCTACATTGGTAAAAACGGTAcctatatatttcatttccttttttatttattcttgcTTTTTTCCATTACCGTCCATATATTCagttgttataattataaaatacatatatttaccaACCATAAACGATTGTGTTATTAACGCCTTAACACAAACattaaaatgcaaaaatgacGAGACAAATGAGCAATATAgcattttaaatgataacGAATTTGTTGAGTTGATTCATTCCGATGACGATTCTTATAATAGGCattcagaaaaaaagaagaaaaatttgGAAGCAACACGTAAGGAGAAAGAGGATAAGCAAGAAACAGTATGTAAGAGCGacaaaagggaaaaaatagCAGGAAGGGTTGCATTAGAGGAGGAGGTTAAAGACGAGGGAAAGAACAAAGTAAAGGATGAAGTAAAGCACGAAGTAAAGAACGAAGTAAAGCACGAAGTAAAGAACGAAGTAAAGCACGAAGTAAAGAACGAAGTAAAGCACGAAGTAAAGAACGAAACAGGGGGTGAAGTTATGGACGAAGTAGTGGacaaagtaaaagaaaaagtaatgGACAAAGTAGAGGACAAAATAGAGGACGCATTATATGACGAAAAAACAGATGACGTGCAGGAAGCGGAGGAGATAAAAGAAACAAAGTACACAAATGATGAGCACGAAACAAGCGAAGTAACAGGAAAAAAAGTGAGTAATATGgacaaaaggaaaaataataaaaatgacgAAGATGAAATAAGCTCGAGAGTAAAAAGTTccaagaaaaagaaattattttcttttaagttAGATAATTTAAAGTTTATTccaaaaaagaagaaaaaagaaaaaatgaaaattgaaAGATCTATGGAGATAGAATGTATAGACaacaaagaaaataattatgaatctTTAGATTTATCAAAAAcagataatgaaaataatgttaTTTGTTATGATGTGTCAattttattagaatattggttatttattaacattCTGAAGttcttaaatttatttttttttttccgcaAATATAACAAAGGATCCTTTATGTTTGagtattttacattatttgttatatgtattaatattagCGAAAAATTACAcgaatttatgtttttaaaaaattacaaatcgTCCATTTTAGttcgttttttaaaaaaatttttagtaaGTACTGTagattttcttttatattctttatttaatataagaTTAGAAAGTGAagacaaaaaaggaaaaaatggtACGGATCCAAATTTGAAGTATGCTGAAAgaagtaatatattaatcaAGTTATcaaaaatagtaaaagaaAAGCTAAAATTGAATGAAACAGTAAAATTCAGCCTTACATGTTTAAAATCGGTTATTACAGAAAATGTAGTGGAAAGTGTTAAATTAccaatttatataaagatttttattaatatactaATTTATATGCCTCAGctaatattgttaatttttccttctttcattcttaaaatatattttgcttatttcttttttatttttccaataTTTGGATCACTCAAAAgtttagaagaaaaaaattcagcacataataaaatttattacatttgttatttctttttttacaatattgcCTCGGTAACCGTAAATCATGCTTTTTTCAAGTGTTTgcctttttataatttatacaaaattttaattaccATTCTAGTTCAAACcattcttaaatatatttttaatgctCTTAAGGGAAGGAAATAATCACCCATTCTTATTTATGTAACTCTACTTACTGCtttgttttttcatcattttgcTTTTTGATTACTTTgatttttcgtttttctgatttttttaattcattcaACACATTTCactacttttattttgttgtattttttttttttggtattatacaaaattttcttatGATTGTTTACATCATATGGaaaagagaaatattttattttgttaattccataaactattataaattaattaaaatatttaagttgGCAATTTTTAATTACCTCCGGctttgtttctttttataaaaacaattcaTTCAAGTGCTCAAAAAGGAGATAAATGTATTACCTGTGCACTCATAAATAAATGTGCGCGCAAATGCATTTCCAcgtaatattcttttttttttgaacataCTAAtcaattttaacaaaaattatgataaaaaattttaaaattttaaaattttaaaattttttaggaCTTTCATATAACATCTACtaattaacataattttaacaCGTGTCCATATTGTTGTATGAAAAAGGAATTCTCtcttattgtaaaaaaaagttttacatatacacttttttttttttttttttttttttttcacaacTGTCTATTTCGCTAAAGAAGAAACATTTAACACAAtgacattaaaaaaaaagttcatttattaaacttttaatcaatttttacaaattttctttttataataaagcatatatacataaaactAGAACGgaaattctttttatcataaaatgTATCACTTCTGTTgcttttcaaaaattatagtaCTTTATTAAATGCAAAATGTATAGACGTGtgtgtttaatttttttaaatttcttataaaaaaagaaaaaagtgaaataaaCCACACaagcatatgtatgtattgaTGAAATTAAACTTTTAAACATATTCTTAAAATAGCTCACTCATAATTTATAGTCCTCctatacatacttatatataagcatatacatgtatgttttgtggataaaaataaatatacaaagaTAATATAGCGCTGGCAGAATaactacataaatattatagatataaaaagataatagAAAATCAAAAGAACTTaaagattatatataaaaaattatttataaaattgaatTTTGTTACTGACATAAAACATTAACACGCAaattaaacttaaaaaaaaaatgaattttgtATTCCCATTATATTTTGCAGCTAAAACGTAGCTTATTATTCAAGTATAAATTAaagtcataaaaaaaaaaaaaaaaaaaacagagaaataaaaaaagaaaacaacttatatttttataatgtatgTGAATTAACTTCTTTATACACATTTTAAGGAAGCACTACATTTTTGCTTTGTATCGTTGGAGTAATTGGGATATACTTAACAAAaaggtatatattattttccttttcttttttttattttatttcttccttGTATGTTTTAGTCTAAAATGTTatgtttctttatttcttttttgtgtTGTTTTAATTCCTCCTGCAGTTTATTTTCGTATTCTTCAATTAATTCGTTTACAAAATTGTCAGTTTCTTCAATAATATCATCATGGCTTGtgtcattttcattatttgtttcattttcgttagttgtttcattttcattatttgtttcattttcattatttgtttcattttcattatttgtttcattttcattatttgtttcattttcgTTACTTGTTTCATTTTCGTTACTTGTTTCATTTTCGTTACTTGTTTCATTTTCGTTCCttgtttcattttcattatttgtttcattttcattatttgtttcattttcgttatttgtttcattttcgttatttgtttcattttcattatttgtttcattttcgttatttgtttcattttcgttatttgtttcattttcgGTGTTTGTGTCACCTTCATCGATTTTAAGTTTACTTGAATTTTGGCTATGCAAAgctttttcaaatttttcatatgatttttttgataaaatagGTTTAAGCGCTTCTTCTAAATGTCTATCCAATAAATCAGCTGCTCTCAGACCTATGTATTGAGATATATCCTtggcataattttttaaatcatttaaaaCTTGATCACTTATATTCTCATTAtcacttatatttttgtcttcttttaaataaccccctaatttattctttatcTTATTAGCTAACTCATCAGCTAAATCATCTTTCAGCTCATCTAAATCTTgggtattttttaaatatccaTTTTTCATTAGATCCGCATAATTATATCCCTTATTACTCCATACCGTAGATAATCCATTATCCtttgaattaaattttaaattattttgattCCCATTATTTTGCGAAGTTCCTGTATTAATACACTCATAGTACACATTTTGAAGAGTTAAATAAAAGTGAAATAGACACAAGATAtttaatattgaaaaatttaaaaacttCATTATTCTGTGAAGTAATGAGCTACTTTTATtaaaacgtaaaaataataagtacTTATTgtacgtttatatatatgaatgtatgtgtttatatatatgtttatgtaaacttatacattcatatatcCCCTTTTCcgtattttctttaaaaaatgatagattttatatattaataaaatggctaattaaaatataagattTCGAAACATATACACGTAAaccattaattttaattatcaaATATTATACCGTAAAAGGTAATTTTAGATACTAAAAATAACTTAGAAAGTTTCAACGTAAAATAGTCTATGTGTTTTAAAGCAATGTGtcaattataaatattgatttttcctttttttttttttttaatttaattttagttATTTATGCTTACATGTTTTTTAATCAAATTCTacaattttaatgtattagtgttattgatattttttgttataaaataatagctattatatatatatatatatatattctgtaGCATTTCTCGTGGATAATAACATTCAAAAAAAGGTCAGGAATATTTTGAGTAATTACacatgttttaaaaaaaaaaagcataagaaaagaaaattatataaatctttatttattttttttcttttatttttatgcacaatttttttttttttttttttttttttttaatttatttaaatacaatAGCTAGAAGAGTAATTGTGCTCTGTTTATGtctatatgtatgttttacacaagtaaaaataaaacttacaaggatatttttctaacattataattttcatttattattgtacATTTATTGTGTACTATAAAACTATTTAGGAACCattaaagtatatatgtatatatacatatatatatatgtacttatatattcaaGCGCATgctgtttatatatttcttttttttggcTAATAAGTAGAAAAgatacatatacaaacaGTTGCACAATATATTTTGGTAATGCAATAGTTATTcttaatgaataatatagcattttattaaatcattaatttcattttattagaTATTAGTTGTTTCACAATTATTTTgatgtattttaaaatgttaccacattttcttaatacttgtctttttatgaaaaaaaaaaaaagatattgacaaaaaaataaaacatagagaaatataatatgataatataaaaagatactgaaaaatatacactatcaaatttttattatcaatataaaaatacgtTAACCAAAGGGAAATCaatttacagaaaaaaaaaaaaaaaaagatgaataatgaataatgaaagattaaaacatatagcttacaaaggaaaaaacaaaaaattaaaaatcaGTGTGTTAAGTGGCATATAACTGCGCTTATCtctttatatgtatatatataatacagtTATAATATAAGCCCTTTAAAGCATCATTGTAATTCAAAtgaatgatttattttttgtttcatgtTAAAAATGCGTATAAATTTatcttaattaaaaaaatcatCTGAATATTGACCTTCAACTTCTTCCCCTTCGTATGGTTCCTCTGTTTCATAATCCCATATCGCATCAGGCACGTTTACGTGCACTGCTTGTTCCATTCTATTAAAGAGAGTTTTCAATACTGGAgataataaatgatatacTTGCGGGTTAGTGTGTGGTGGCTTAACAGCATCAGCTACTATATTTTCTATTGGTTCCAATCCTTGTTTTAATACTTCCTTTAACACCACTTTagcattttcttttaattgaCGTTTAATGTCAAATCCACTTTGTAAAAATGATACTGAATCCTTTTGCAATGCACTAATTATTTCATTGGCAATGTTATCGGCTATTTCATTTCCTATTTCTTCAACTGATGCAGATTCAGAAATGAATGAGGaaaaacttttatttaaacgTTCAGAAAATTCACTTCCATTTTCAAGAGATGATGAAGCACTCGTTCCATTTTTATTCCTTAAGCAAAGAACATTTACAAAACACAGAAATACTAGGAGGGAAGAAATAATGGACAATCTTTGTactttattcatttttccttattttatttttaatttgtataaaGTGAAATGATAAGTgtgtaaaaatgtatattggaaaaatatatattataaaagttatttcataaaacaaaatgataaaattagtGTAATCATAAAAGGACagttacaaattttttttattcaaatatgatgtcaatttaaattaaatcttttatttgaaaacaatggtatttacaaattaaaattaagaacaatattttatgttgtgtgtttctccttttttttttatttgttaacaAAAtggtgtaaaaaaaaaaaatatttgtaataaaataaaaacaaaaatataaaataaacataaaagcTAAAGTTACATGCACAACTTCAGAGTCCAGACAgcaagtaaaatattttttaaagatcaaatttttttaattttttatagcttctttcattcttttttttttttttttattgctcACGTAAAGACAACATTCAAAGAACTCTCGATGTTTTTTTGCTCTCTTActgatttttttattaacatgtCATACATTTAGTTCAAAGggtcaataaaaaaaagctagaaaaaaaaaaaaacttatattTCATAGTAcctttaattaaatatacgtcttatatatgttttaattttgcatgaattttattcttatgaactgttcatattttatatcaaggtgtgaagtaaaataaattttctgcatgcacaaaaaaaaaaaaaaaaaaactatattgCTATAAATTATCAAggatttttctatatttaatgGTTGTCATCGTTCAGCTGCTCAGAACTATCACATGATgacaaattaaaatatattaacaattaaAGATCAAAGCTGTTAGCTAGATTATGAGTAAAAGTGTAAGTGAAAagttattcttttaaatgtGGGGATGCCACTTTTGCCATGTAAAAGTTGAacgtataaacatatatatgtatgtaagtgTTTATTTaactcaattttttttttataacttcaTTTTTAGCGAAAATGtgtatgttaaaaaatttacgtTTAATGTTCAACAgttagtattatttttttaacacaCTCAAgttgataaaattttttaaacgtTTACGGAGAGCTTAGTTTTTTACATATCatcaaaattgaaaaaaatatatatatgatataaaaaacagcctacattttttctttattttacatgaaaatctttgtaaatttttttatatcaacGAGTAATGTTTTGTACCAATTTTAGTATAATTTACAGTGAAGTTCCATTTAATGTTCCATTTTTAACACccattatatgtacatacatttaaatatttatattcttatgTGAGAACGGCGCGTAATATACCATATACCTCACGcataatttatacatgttTTTGACTTAATCACAGTATCGTGTATTAATGCATATACACTTAACAAAGATAACCTAAAACTTttctgtttatttttatactacGAAGGGAAATTTACCAAATAAAGTATACGCACGTTGCTATATTTTtgagtatattttattttttttttatggaatATTAGGTACAACATGATTTTATAACGAGACcatgaaaaagaaaaccaagtaaaatgtattttcttcatatagGAAATATCAACACCCAAAAAATAAGATacatttgtttttccttatttttcttaatatagaaaaattatctGCTAAATAAATGTCTTATTGTAACATAgttcttaaaaattaaaaaaaagaaaaaaaatgtgcataCACACAAAATAGAGTCTCAACTAGTACAGTGTTTctttaggaaaaaaaaaaaaaaaatagaaagaagTGTGTACACGCGTAGtggaattttatataatacaatgctttttaaaagaaaaaaaaaaaattgtgctTAAGGATTCTCCAAGTTTTCCTTCTTtctcaaaaagaaaaataactaataatgacttttaacaataaaatgaaaacaaaataagttAAATAATCAATATCGTAAATTTGTATAACAAATAGGAAATTAAACTCGTCTATTTTCTACATAAAACAtagcttttttattaaatactcttaatacatatatatatatacttcaaTACATTTGTCTTACGTATTTTGTAAGGTAATTAGCATATAAGCTTCCCcaatttggaaaaaaaattaaagtttaatctttctttatatatatatatatatatatatatatataattttttttttttttctctttttgtcGAAATacaatgtttatattttattaattgaaAAGCGCTTTTGCTACATACAAACCTAttctattttaaatattatcaaattttacttttctggttaatttattatatcattcaAAAAATTGAAGCTATTTTTCTGTAATAAGGGaaccaaaaaattaaaaaaaaacaaaacatggacatttatgtaataaatctataattctatatatagacaaaaatagaaaaaatataatataataattataattaatgagAATATCTCTAGAATATCTAATTTTCCATTTGCTTTTAGcaaatttcttaaaaaataatataaaatgtgaaATAAATGGAAATTTTCTGAGCTACGATGAGGATGACACAAATAATTTCGGAGAATCGAACTCTTCGGATTTTATGAACAATGAAAAATCCTATATTATGGGCTTAAATTCCGtcagtaaaaataaaagaatggtaaataattatagttCATTATCTATCAATCCATTATATggttataaaaaagaatattatttaaaagctTTTCTTGATACtagtaaaaatagtaatgaaaatgcaaaattgcatgaagaggaaaaaaattatgcaaaaTCTAATGGAACATGTTCTAGTTTCATGATTATAAATGAGCATGATAATACAACAAATAAATCTAAAGATATAAACGAAAGCAGAAAATTTGACAAATCGTGGAACCCAGATATAGCAGAAGCAGAACAAAGTTCTAGAAAAATGTTGAAAGAAGAAGTTAATAAGGAATTAttaaatcataaaaatacttataataatagcaTGCTCAACATCACAACAGAACagtataaacaaaatatgcaaaaatatttatatgggacaatttcaaaaaaagaaagtaaatatattgaaCTGAAACCCCATAAATTTCAAAGTTTTAATTACATTAAGGATGTTGAAAGCACTAAACCCAatgtcaaaaaaaataaggaacataaagaaaagaatattagTATTCATAACGCtttcataataaataaaggaggtaaaaataatgaactcAAAAATaagggtaaaaaaaaagaattaatttcTTCAGATAATAACACTAACAATAAggacaatatatatttcgaaaaagaaatgtatatccaaataaaatatccagtatataataaaaaaacagaaacGGAAAATGTATATCATAGTGGAGCACATTATGTCCTAAATAATCAGACAGACGAAAAATCAGTTCCTAATAGTAGCAATACTGAATCTATAAAACAAACCGATTATAAAAGCGATATTGCAAaggaaagtaaaaataaaacatattccTACTTAAGTGATAAtgatttagaaaatatattaaaaaatgaatgtaaGCCTGAAagtaatgataatttaagaaataataaaacagaagtttttaaaaaaagtgatTCAAtagaaaaggaagaagatTCTATAGATCTAGATTTAAAAGATGCAATTGCCAGAGATATGGACAATAAAGATTCAAggaataatgataaaaataagccAAATGTAGAAGATAATGGAATGAtagaaaatgatataaatgatGTAGAACTAGTGAAAgataaaattcataattcATACATAGATTTCTCCATAAAATATTTGGGTCTTGGttatgatattattatgGGGAACCCAGAAGGGGATCCAACTTTAAATATTGATCCAGGATTTAGAGGACCAGtgcttaaaataaatatcgAAGATATGAGCTTCAATGATAATAGTAGCAGTTACAGTAGCAGTGGCAGTGACAAAAGAAATGATAGCGGTAGTAGCACTAATAGAGATAGTAACAGTAGCAGTGGTAGT is part of the Plasmodium malariae genome assembly, chromosome: 14 genome and encodes:
- the MDV1 gene encoding male development gene 1, putative, whose translation is MKFLNFSILNILCLFHFYLTLQNVYYECINTGTSQNNGNQNNLKFNSKDNGLSTVWSNKGYNYADLMKNGYLKNTQDLDELKDDLADELANKIKNKLGGYLKEDKNISDNENISDQVLNDLKNYAKDISQYIGLRAADLLDRHLEEALKPILSKKSYEKFEKALHSQNSSKLKIDEGDTNTENETNNENETNNENETNNENETNNENETNNENETNNENETNNENETRNENETSNENETSNENETSNENETNNENETNNENETNNENETNNENETTNENETNNENDTSHDDIIEETDNFVNELIEEYENKLQEELKQHKKEIKKHNILD
- the PmUG01_14051200 gene encoding conserved Plasmodium protein, unknown function, with the protein product MFKKCFFFLIISIFSIILALYNKVKYENVGVNYYSSENNNGGSSSERSRRHGSDSSKGSYNGCELSDDYCSVDYIGDIKETQGSKIVSYKDTRINKVKKTFSQMFHPIFSEMNYESTGKNVISLFLEFFDNAKMFTVVSMRSSYHMLHAYGIVLISLLKILFLWFIIIEPYMQWLFFELKKFYIDLDYKTKKYIFSTICFFIAFLYFVYTGIINYILNKITKFYKYLLKKVFGINNFLFNVFPYIISCLLYATLVKTVPIYFISFFIYSCFFPLPSIYSVVIIIKYIYLPTINDCVINALTQTLKCKNDETNEQYSILNDNEFVELIHSDDDSYNRHSEKKKKNLEATRKEKEDKQETVCKSDKREKIAGRVALEEEVKDEGKNKVKDEVKHEVKNEVKHEVKNEVKHEVKNEVKHEVKNETGGEVMDEVVDKVKEKVMDKVEDKIEDALYDEKTDDVQEAEEIKETKYTNDEHETSEVTGKKVSNMDKRKNNKNDEDEISSRVKSSKKKKLFSFKLDNLKFIPKKKKKEKMKIERSMEIECIDNKENNYESLDLSKTDNENNVICYDVSILLEYWLFINILKFLNLFFFFRKYNKGSFMFEYFTLFVICINISEKLHEFMFLKNYKSSILVRFLKKFLVSTVDFLLYSLFNIRLESEDKKGKNGTDPNLKYAERSNILIKLSKIVKEKLKLNETVKFSLTCLKSVITENVVESVKLPIYIKIFINILIYMPQLILLIFPSFILKIYFAYFFFIFPIFGSLKSLEEKNSAHNKIYYICYFFFYNIASVTVNHAFFKCLPFYNLYKILITILVQTILKYIFNALKGRK
- the CelTOS gene encoding cell traversal protein for ookinetes and sporozoites, putative, yielding MNKVQRLSIISSLLVFLCFVNVLCLRNKNGTSASSSLENGSEFSERLNKSFSSFISESASVEEIGNEIADNIANEIISALQKDSVSFLQSGFDIKRQLKENAKVVLKEVLKQGLEPIENIVADAVKPPHTNPQVYHLLSPVLKTLFNRMEQAVHVNVPDAIWDYETEEPYEGEEVEGQYSDDFFN